A stretch of the Cytobacillus sp. IB215665 genome encodes the following:
- a CDS encoding multidrug efflux SMR transporter: MAWLYLILGGISEVGWAFGLKFSEGFTNIPFVIPTVLLMIFSFWAFSKSLKYLPVSTAYAVFTGIGAFGTSIVGILFLHDAVSVLKIILLLTLISCIIGLKLIPEQTKGESA; the protein is encoded by the coding sequence ATGGCATGGTTATATCTTATTCTCGGTGGTATATCAGAGGTAGGTTGGGCGTTTGGTTTGAAGTTTTCGGAAGGATTTACAAATATCCCTTTCGTTATACCGACGGTTTTACTTATGATTTTTAGCTTTTGGGCTTTCTCAAAGTCACTTAAATATTTGCCTGTATCAACAGCATATGCTGTGTTTACAGGAATTGGAGCGTTTGGTACATCCATCGTTGGGATACTGTTTTTACACGACGCAGTTAGTGTATTAAAAATCATTTTATTACTAACCTTAATTAGCTGTATCATAGGTTTAAAATTAATACCGGAACAAACAAAAGGAGAAAGTGCATAA